Within the Falco rusticolus isolate bFalRus1 chromosome 17, bFalRus1.pri, whole genome shotgun sequence genome, the region GTCGGGTGCAATAAGGGTGACCCAGAGGTCCAGCGCTGCGGGAGGTGCAAGGGGACCTCTTTCAcctgctctttgcttttcagccGTGGGGCAGTGACTGGTTCGTGGGTTTGGAGGCTGGGCTTTGCCCTGGGGCTTTGCCCTCAGGCCTCAGTTTCCCCCGGTAATGGGCCACATGcgcttttgtatttttacacttTGATTTCTCAAGACAAGacctctgcagagccaggagccAGCACAGTGTCACAACTGTTGATGAGCAATTTTATGCGTGCACAAGACACAATCcaaaagcacagcttttttAAGGGATGTTTCTAGTACATGTTTATACAACCTGCTGCAACACCAGCCTTTAGAGATCAGGTTGGGCCCTGCAGCCTCAAAACCTCCTCATTTCCACCTGGCcgctgagctgctgctgccctgtcgGTGCTTTGAGCtggctgtgcttttgctttgctttgtcctTCCACGTTCGTGCTGAGCACTGAGGGCagtctgctgctggctgtgcaaTGCCAACAAGGCTCGGTCACATCCAGGCTGGAACTGAGCCAGTCCTAAAGTAAGGGCTGACAcgggtgtgtgggtgtgtgtgggtgtgtgtgtgtgtgcggggtGGGATTTGCAATTCCCTTACACCAGGGCGAAGAGGCAGGACCTTTATTCCAGCCATTGCTGGGAAGAGCCCATGTGCAGAGAAGGTTGCTCATGCACCCACAGGAGACAAGGGTGCTGGATtcactgctggggctgcctggctgcctgaGCCAAATGCGtacaacacagaaaagagagaaactgCGCTGTGGTTGGATCTGCCTTACAGTGGGTATCTTGGAGCCCTTGACAATTAACGGTGGGGAAGAGTTTCCATCATGTGCTGTAAGTCTCTGAGAAGCtgcctttgttttcagagacagaaaccattttgctttcagagatgATGCCGCCTGTTAAAGATCCCTGGTAACCACTGGGTTACCAAAGACCAGCACGAACAGCTGTCACGTGCTCTTGAAGGGAGGCCTAAGGAAGCAGGAATATTGTTGCTTTCTGTAATTACTCCATTTTAGCTCCGCCTCATACCAGTGAAAAATGCATCATTCCCCCgatttttttgtgtaatttctGCCTGAAGATGTTTAACAGATTTCAGCCCAGGGAATGTCCCTACACCAGTTTGGGGCTTCCCACCCTAAGCAACTGTGGCACTGGAGTTGTTAGCAGAGATTGCCTCCTGATAGCACGTATGTTACTGCAGTCCCTGCCAGAGAAACTTTCCATCCAATGCTCAAACAAAACTCACCCCTTACAGCAGAGATGGCAGCTGGGCAAGTCCATGCCCATGCCAGAAGACACAAGCAAATGAGCAAAAAAGATCCTTTTCATGTAATGATCCcccccctgcctgtccccattTCCCTTATCCCCAGCAAGGGAAGGGTCTCATGCCAGCCCTGGCAGGTTTGGAGACATCTGACTGTTTCCTGTTGGATTGAACCAGAGGGTCCCAGGCTCTGCTCCCGGCAGAGGAGCCGCGGTGGCACTCGCAGGGATGCACAAGCTGGATCTTGTCCCCATGGCTgcacctctgcagcactgccccaCTGTGTCACACTGCAGTTTCCATGCCAGGAGTACGGGACTGGGCAGAGCGTCTTGTGCAAGAGCTGTGCATTGTCCAGGACCTCTCCAGACAAGAGCATATCTGAAATTCCCAGAAGGTTTTGATGTAGTTGCTCAACCAAGTTCCTTAAAGAAACTGAATTGTCAGGGCTGTGCCCATGTTAACGTGGCTAAGGGATGGCTTATTCTCTGTGTTCCCCAAGAACACAATTGTGCTGACCAAGCCAATAATGTGGCTTTATTGTGCTATAGCAAGCACCCTGGCAAGTGCTCGATCTGGAGTCTGCAAACACATGAGAACAACTAAGAACTACCAGGGCTCAGCAGTACATGATGACTTCTGTAACACTGGGTATTTTTGCACGGTGGGACACGCCTGGTCTACCGCTGGGTTTGTCTCTTATACCCAGTGAGATCAGGGAGAAAAAGCTGACTTTGGCTCACTACCCATCCCTGCACAAGGCTGATTCTCTTGCTTGCCCACTTACTGCTTTTATAGAGAGTAAatggagaggggcaggagaggagctgtgAGAGTGGGGTACTGGGGGGGATGACACAGACCTGAGGACCCCTCCTCCTGGACTGATGGACTGACGACAAGTCAGGAGAACTGCAGAGTTAAGAATGAAACCTCTTGTTTTATTCAATCATTTCTCCTCCCAGGACAGCCACAGAGCCTGAACAATGGGCACTATGGCAAAACCACTGGGCTGCATTTTGGGGACCCAGAGAGTACTGGAGGGCTGTCCGTGCACACAGCCCTGATCTGGGTATGCTCAGGAGCCAAGGCAAGATGAGACTTTATCAGCAAGATGACCGACCCTTTTTTCCCTGGATCTCAGCCATCCAGCAGGCCGTGCCAGGGCTTGTGGGCATGGGCAGGTACAGGCTAGGGAGCCCCCAGCTCCTTATTAATTCCCTCTTGCCCAAGAGGCTGTGAAATGCCTATCAGTTGAAGGCCAGTTTTgaatagctttaaaatattttacacacTATTTCTATCTCCATGCTTTTTCCCAAAATtgcctctccctttccttctccccctctgccccgcCCCTGAATTTATCAGTGAAAAAAgaacccaacaaaacccaaatattattttgttctaatttcagaaaaaaaccaagaatgCAAAACCCCCCGCTGTCATGTAACAAAAGGCAACTGGGAACACATTGCTTGCACAACTGTAGATGCACTTAGGAATGTCCCCTATTTTAAGGCTGTCGAGAAGGTGTTAGCCAAAGGTGGAGaggaaagcaagctgcaaaagAAGGGCAACCAATCGTGCACCTTTTGTACTAGATCATCAAGGTGTACCTTATGCAAGAAGAGCATCATGGCACATGTTTGGAGCAAGCCCAGCCCTTCACGCAGTGCAGCCTCTGCCCACAGATGATGCACAGTCAGGAGAGAGGCTCTGTTTATTTGCAGGGTAATTCTACCAGCTCTGCATCTAACAGGGtaaacatttctgtgcagctAAAAGGCAACCCGTGCTCCCGGCGCTCACCCAGCTTCATTTCCTCCACACAGCTTGTTCTTCTGGTTGAGGACAAAACGTTGCACATTTCAAAAGCCAAAGCTTCTTTCCATGGGTGAAATCTGCCTCAAGCAAGCAGCAATGGCCACCTGGAGCGCCCACTGAATCAATCCTTCACATGAACCCACCAAATCTGGCTTGTCCCCAGGGCCACAGTCCCTATGGGTTTGCTTGGTTGTGCTCATCCTGAGGGATgctcatgctgctgctctgtggcccagcagcagcaggaggagttTTGGTGGAGGCGTCCCCCAGGCTGGTTCAGGAGAGGTTGGagtggggagctggcagcctgcagccctgtgctagTGGCCTCCTGCCTCTGGCAGCTGGGAAGCGTAGAGAGCTAGTGTGTGATGGAGGAACTGGTACTGCTCGCTCGTCTGGATCATCCCACCTCTGCAAGGGAAAGGCAGGTCCCACTGACACCTTGCCAAAGCCCAGAACACCCTCCCCAGTTCTCTGCTCCCAGGACACAAATATTCCCACTTCACCTGCCACTTCCAGGTACCTCTGAAACAGGCACCAGAGCTGCCCAAAGAGTATTTGGGCTCAGCAGCATTGCTGGgcttttcaaaatgcaactGATTTCACTCTATTTTTTGCTGGTACTTCTTGAAAAGTGGCAAAATTGAGTGTTTCTTGATTTAGTGGCTGAGCTGGAAGGAGCAGACTGGCTGCCAGGCTCAGAGCTGCTTTCCCTCACATCCTCAGATCTCCAGAGCTACAATAGCCCTGACAGAAAAACTAGCCCAGCACTGGGGGATCATTTCCTGTTGACACACCTGCATCTTTCAGCAACCCTTCTGGTTTCCATCAGAAATTATCCCCATGCCCCCTCATGATGCCCAGCACCTCCCCCATCCTTTCTCCTAGGCTTGGCACCCAGCATGACCCTCCAAGGAGCTGCCTGCTCTGAGCACCCACCTGTCTATGCGGAGACGGCACACAATTCCCAGGATATCCACCTCGCCCTTGTCCTTCAGCTGCTGGCACCCGATCCTGGTAGCAATAAAGCAGCCTGTCCGGCCGATGCCTGCACTATGGGACAGAATCAGCTGTGCTGAGCACCAATATCCACTACCTGGACCTTAATCTGTCTGAGCTGGACATAATCTTGGATTGGTTTGCTGCCATGATTTCTTCCTTGAGGGATGCTGGGGTCTTGGACCCAGCTGCCAGACCAACTTTCTTAGCCAGGCACCAAAAGACATGGGCTGGTGTCACGCTGTCATGGCAAGGGCGTGTGTTGCGCAGCCCAGCTGAGGCTGCTCTGGAAGCACAAAACCAGTCTGGGCTCCCTGTCCCTTGCACAGTGCAGGGGTGTCTGCAGCTCCTtcacctcccctccccttccagcTGTGCTCTAACCCCAGGCACCCAGCAGTCTGCACTGGGGCaggccagcctgcagcactgcaggtcaAGTGTGTTGCATAGGGATGACTGGGTACTCTGCTCCACTGTCCCTGAATTCACTTAGTAAGAGAAAACAGGCAGAGGCCACCTCCTCCTGGAGGGCTGCCCTGAAAAACAGCTTCACAGTCAAGCTGCAGGTCACGCTCAGTGGCACAGGAAGCAGGAGCCTGAGCTGTCAGTCTGCTGTGGCTCTGGTGGCTGggtcccagctctgcagagctctccTGCTCCCGCCTTGCTGTCTGCAGAACCATGGCAAACCAGATTTCTTTATGGGGCACTATGTAACCGTGCTAATGCCATCATCCTGATGTCAGCACAGGAGTTGCTGGTTGAACAACTTTGCTGGGGGGATGTCATGCCCTGAGATATCTGCACCACAGCAAGACCAGCTCATGAGCATTCACATGTGGGATTCTCCCCTCCAGCATTTGCAGACTGACCTCAAGGTGAAAAACACACAGGGATTCAGGTGAGGGGAAAGGTCTTACCTGCAGTGCACAACGATCggccctgggctggctgcagcctgcagagcctcctCCACCTTGGACACCAAGTGCAGCAGGGGCTTGGCTGACTCGGGTGTCTGCTGGTCCGGCCAGGAAGGGAAGAGGATGTGTTTGACCTGGCGGCATTCACCTTCAAGCTTTtccagcacagaagaaaaagaaatcaggatgTGGGAGCATGGACTTGCTGGGCTGGGCCAAAGAAAGGCATGGAATCCAGCTCAAGCAGAGGCTGGGCAGCCTATGCCCATCTCATCTGCTCACCTCCTGAATTCCAGTTTGAGCCTCTGCCAGACACCCAGGAGAGACCCCTGGGCCAGGGACACTAGGAAGTGTGCCATCCCAGAAGATGGGGCAGAGTGTCCCAATActgtccccacagtccaggCAAAGGCAGAAAGATCCTTTTGGCTTGTGTCAGCCCAGGGTGACTATGGAGAGCCAACAGGGCAGAGTGCAAACAACAGTGGGCTAGTAAAGAAGGTCTCCCCAGCTGGCCCCCTCTCCTCTGTGCCCCAGGGCCGGGTCCTGCTCCCTGTCAGCCTcctcaggcaggcagcagctctgtacACCCCTCCTCTGGCAGGGGGCTTATAAGTCCCAGCTCTCGGAGCCATGagccctctgctctcctgtcaCACAAGGCTGCCATCCCACGAGAGAGCCCGGAGCTGCCCGGGGCACTGCCAGGCCCAACTGGGCTCCCCCTCTGACCCCAGGATGGGGCTCAAACCCACCTGGATGGAGAGATCCCGGACAACGTACTCCACGCACTCACTCAACCCCTGCACACGGACGGTGAAGGGGCCGTAGGTGCCCTCCTTCTCAGGCCAGTAGTGgacacatttctgaaagaacaaGGCAAGGTCTGTGGCTGTGGAGATGCTCAAGGCACCTGCTGGAGGTCTGTAAGAGTTGGTCCAAAGAGAACGATACTGTCTGaacattgccaacagagacctggagatggaatgtggtcctcatggatGCCAAGATGCAAAGACCCTGGGAAGAACTGCATGGTAtgaggagtactatgccgctCCCTGCTACCTGGGACTGGAAGGAATAACTGCGATAAGGCCGCATAACcactgtccagaagatggatcacaaccaTTGTCGTaacaacaaaccagaaaacttgaaCTTCAGGTGAACTTTCTTGATTATAAtatcattataatacaaaaagacacctcctggtctgaagctaccTGCCTTTAAGGCAAACCATGCCTCAGGCACCCGTCTTTGGACGTGCTGGTAACCTTGCTCGAGAAGGCAGAGAATGGCAACACtccatgggccagaggaggagcaaggtgtgttgcttggcatGAAAGATGGCTCCTCAACAACTGAatttggagatcttccccaccaaggatcacgaTGATCGGAAGGACTGGTGGGatgctgcctggacctgggaccatagggacaCCTTGGACCCATGGTGGTAGCTGTAatcctcttctcttttttactttaccttttcttcccttcctgtcaCTCTATCTATTGCACACTGCTTTATGGGCAAACAATAAAGTTGCGCTGTTTGATcaaagcataaccccttggcgtggtcgCCTTCATTTTTTGCGCTTTGAGACCATAGTAAACAAACTATCAcaagtccactgagtggaccaTGACAACGTCTGAGCTATGCTTTGCTCAGTGCTCTTGAAGGGGCATCACCTGGGGAGGtgtgggggagtggggaaggTGGACGTGGGGTGATACAGAAGGGAAGCTAAGGAAGGGATAGATCTCTCTCCCCACATCTGCTCCCCCTGCACCCTCTCCTATGCCCTGCCATATGGCTTTCAGACCCAGCatggctgtccccagcccacAGAAGCTTTGCCAGACCCAGGAGGACCCAGTTTGCTGGTGAAGGGCACAGGGGTGCTGCACCAGCTGGCGAGAGAAGGGAAGGCGGCCATGGCGAGGAAAGAGAGGGCGAGTTTCCCCAGGCAGGTGCTGCTTGGAGGGGGAGCCAGGGATCCCAGGCCAGGCACAGGGTAGCTGCCAcgcagggcacagctctgccagctcgCTCCCCAGTCTGGACCCACTGGCTGAGAGCTCCCAGCCTCAAAGAAGAGCTGCTCAGGGCCAGAGGGACACTGCTGACCACAGCTTCTGCTCCCTCTCCCAGGGGTTGCCCCGATCTCTTTATCCTATTATCTGGCTGGCAAAGCATGCCCAGAGCACGAGAGGCCACATGAGGAGGAGAGGCTTTGCCAGATGGGGCcaaggctgcagccctggggctttCCTCCTCCATGTGTGATCAATCAGGGGTACCCTCtgacagcagagaaagcaagcaggtaCTCAGACCCCACGTTTGGTCTCACATAACCCCTTACTGTTGTTAttaccccaccccaccctttTCTCCTGGCTGGGATGCCATGCCTGGGCCTGGTGAGGGACAATGGTACCTCTTTGCGCTCCTGGAGCTTGGTTATCATGACGATGAGGGgcacctcctcctgccacacCATCTCCCAGAAGTCAGTCACAGTGTTCAGCATGGGTCCCTGTGTGGCAATGTACTCCCGGAGCCGCCCTGCATAGCCCTGTCAAGCACATGGTCCATCAGTGACGCTGGGTGGGGACCCTGATGCGTGAGAGGAACCTGTCTTCAGGCCACTCCAGCCCTCATggtgcttttcttcctctgcaggtAAGAGGCAGAGCCACACAGACTATTTCCTACTAAACCTGTCCTTGAAATGCTTTTATAGACCTGATCAGGAACTCCTAGACATCCTTTCCATCCTCCTGGTCCCACAGTCCCGGAGCAAACCCACAAAGCAAGCCATGTACACCCAAGCTCCGTGCAAGCATCTCCAGGTTATTGGTGTGACAATATCCAGAGTGATGGATGTTCTGGTGGGGCAGAGCTCACGCAGGGAGCAGCACACCTCGCAGCAGGTATTTCCCCAAGGACAAGCAGAAGCCATCCAGCCCTGCTCTAGCTGGAATGTGGGATAGTCCCAGCTGGGTTCCACCAGTCTTGCCTCCCCACCAGGCTCAGGAGGGCAGAGCTTTATGGTTTTGTCAGAAGAGATCTCTGTTAAAAATCCACCCTAACCCCTGCGATTTAATCCAGATCTTTCAAGCAATCCTGTTAACAGTTTGGTTCCACAAGAAGTTCCACTGGCCCAGCCAAGGGGCAGAGACATTTTCAGGAACATTTTGTATAgcccttttctctgcttttccattcGGAAGGAGACTTGTAGTAAGATTTGGAGGTGTCAACACTGGGAATTTTGCTCCACCTGCTTTTTATGCTCAAAAACATTTCACGGGATAGAGTCAGCAGGAAAAACATCCAGTCCCGGATGGGGGCTGATAAGATCAAATACCTGCAGAGCTCTACCAGACTCGCTGTGCCCTCAAGCATGCCAGAAGCAGGCTGGACGGCTAATTTTCTGATGTGCCCACAAATTTCTATATTGTGACACCCTTGGAGAGGTAAATGGAAGGAAGGGGTCAAGAAATACCAGCTCCACACAGCAATGTTTGGACACCCGTGTGCtcaggtgtgtgcacatgtgtgcaaGATAGGGATGAGCAGcatttgtgcatttttgttaGCTCTTCCGTGAGGCAGAAAGGATGCCATGTGCTCACATACACCCTGATGCGTGTGGACAGGTTGTGAAGCCTGTCCCGTCACAGGTAATGTGAAGCCAcaccctgccaggctgcttcaGGAAGACTAATCTAAACGTAGTCCTCTACTGCCCATCTTCAAACCCTCATTTGGACCAGCCAGCTCATGAAACTTTCCAACAAAAAGGGACAGTGTGCCTGCCCTGCACAGATGGAGCTGCATGTCTCCAGCTCAGAAAGGGGTGGCAAGTTCAAACTGCCACCCCagggcagccacagcacagTGGGTAACAGTCAGTGCCCCAGCCTGTGGGTCCCAGtgtggcaccagcagcaccaaggGGTTTGCAGCCCAATGTCTTCTGAGCCATGGGCTGCAGGACCTGGGAGACCACCCGCTCTCCAACCAGGCAGGACACTCACCGTGATGTAGTTGGCATTTATGTAGCTGTCTTCCTCCTGGTTCCTTGCCCTCCTGAGACAGACCCGGCTTTCAGGGTCTGAAAGACATGGCAGGCATTACCTCAGGGACAGTCTTTCAGAGCCTGACGCTGCCCATCCTGCCTGCCTCAGCTCCAGAGGCCGGACACTGAGTCCTCCGGCTCTGTCAGAGCTGTCTGCACTGTCCCTCGGGCCTCTTCTTGCCCGACTTCACTCCATGGCAGGGTACAGCCAGTGATGCCCAAACCTGCCTGTACCACAGTATACGTGTGGGGTAATTCACCTACCAGGGCCTTCCCACAGTGCCTGACCAGAGCCCACATGAGTCCTTCTACAATGTTCCATGCCTTTACACTCCTAGCCACATGCATCTGGGACATGTAAGGCCCCACAGTGGCAGGGAGCAATGCAAGCTGGGCTGTCATGCACTGCACACCCTGGGAATACACTCCGAGTAGTAGCTCCCCAATTACAACCCCATAACAGTGCACGACACAGCACCCAGCTCCTGCAACATGGTGAGCAGGAACAAGCACAGCAGGAACACCAAGAGCACCCAGGAGCGCTCAGCCTGGAGCCAGGACTGCTCTGAGTCACCCCtctcacatgcacacacgctCATGCACACACCCCCCTTTCCCTGCATGTGGCACCTGGGCAAATGTGAGGCAAAGGGATGCAGTGGCACATACTGGGGAGGATGGTTTTATATCTGTCCTTGGAGGCACGTCCAGGGATCTCCAGCTCCTCCGGACTGACAAAGTTGGGTGGGATTTTctgcagagggagaaaacaACTGTGAGGAAAATTCCATTGCGGCTGCTTGTGACCCCTTGTCATGGCAGACCTGGTCCCCTGAACAATGAGAGGCTGACCCAGGGACCTAGCAGCATCACCAGAGATGTCAGCTCCTGGCTTAGCCCAGATGTGGGACATGTTTCAAAGAGGCCACCCTGGGAGAAGAGCTTGGCATGGCAGGGCGGGACAGGCTTTCCTGGGTCACAAATGGGACTTGTGTGCACCAGGGAGCGGGCAGCCAGGGGATACCCAGGGCACCCGTCACCTGTTTCCCTGCCACCAGTGCtgtggggcacagctgggctgggagcctCCCTTGGAGATGTCCACCCCTGCCAGTTCCTCCTACCACCAGCCCCTGCCATCCCTTGtgtgaggagggagagggaaggggagtgTCACACCAAAAACTCCTCCTGGAGCTGTGTCAGGCTCTGGGCATGTTGCTGGAGCTCCTCTCTCCTCAGCACATGGCTGGATGTCCTCAGGAACTTCAGCGTGATGTCCCGTGGTGTGCAGATGGGCTGGATGGGCTCAACACTTCCCAGTGAACTCATGTCCAGCACCAGTGACACATTGGACCCCCTCCTGCAAGGCAAAGGGGTCCCTGGCTgaccccctgccaccccaggaCAGGAGGACAGCCCATCCCACCATATCATCAGTTAAAACCACCCCACGCTGAGTTAAAAGCCTGGCAGAAAATAACAAGGGATGAAGAAAGGGGTCAGGTACAGACTCCAGAAGATGTGGGTGTTGAGGAAGTAGCTAGTCATTTCACCTTCTTGCTGACAAGTCCCCAGGGGACAGTGTCTAGATGtggcctgggctgggctggggggatcAGGGCTGCCTCCACGCTCAGACCTGGCACCTGCACAAGCTGgcaaggctgggctggggcaggaggttTGGGGGAGCCCAAGGCCTtgggctgagccctgctgtgGTTACCTGCCATCTGGGCTGGGACAGGCGGCGCAGGGTTTGAGCTGCAGGTGCTGTCCAGCCACGCTTACCTCTCCTGAAGATGCACATGCTTCCTGGCAGAGGGACTAGGCTTGTCCGGCTTGTCCATGTCTGCCCCGGCTGCCTGGGCACTCAGGCTGCTGTTATGAACTCTGGAACACACCAAGCAGGCTTGtaccatgctgcagcagctgcgaAGTCCTTTTCCTGAAGCACAGGGAGTGGACACACAGGGCCCTCAGCTCCCAGGGAATCAAGGAGCCAtcagaggagaagcagctggaaaagaaaaggcaaatctGAGCGATGCCATGAGGCTAGGTGGACCCCCTGACGGACAGTCCCTAGGCAAGGGGCAGGTTTTAAGTCCTCAGCTGCCCTGGAACCAGAACTCTCAGACCCTGCATCCAGGTGGGTGGCATAGGGAGAGCTCCCAGCATGTTCACCCTCTGGGTtgcccacagcactgcagcccaCACACACTGGTGACGCTGGGCATGGCACCAATGGCATCTGCTCACACCATGCAGGAGACACCCACACCCTGTGTTGGTGGAAcatggttgggttttgggggagCCCAAGATGCTCTCCACCTCCATGGGAAGCACACACTGCCATGTGtttccagcccttccctggcatGCCTGCTTCagcctggggacatggtgggtAGGAGGGAAAGCTGGGACCCGCACGAGCACAGCAGTATTCGGCAGGTGAGACGTGGTGGGCTATAGGTACTACGAGGAGCctggccagctcctgctgttggGAATCATAGGGCCAGGCACCCTCAACAGCCTCGTGGCTCTGTCAGGGGAGGGATGACCCTGGGACAGCCTCCTCCATCCCACAAGTCTCAGCAACTGTCAAGAGGAAACTGCTTTATCTGGGTGGTTGAGCAAGAAGTGATGGGGTAGCCCAGCTGGGGGAGGGTGCCAGGGCTTcaccaccaccagctgcaggacagcccCAGCAGGGATGCGGAGATGCAGGTGGTGCTGGTCCACCTCTGGGCAGAGCTCCTCATggtgcaggcagcaccctgGGATCGTGAGGCTCCTTCTcatccctttctccttccatgAGGAGGAGATGGACCCAAAGGGACGGGGAATGTGGCAGTCGGAGGTCTTGATGGACAAAGAATAGAATCCCGGGTAGCCTGTCGGCTCATGGAGATCCTGCAGAGAACCAGTCCGTGCTATGGCTGTGCCGTTTGGGAGCATGGCTAGGGCAAGAGCTGTTCCCCATGAATCCCTGCTGCACAGTGGCATCTCTGGCAGAGGTGGCAATACCACTGCTGCCACACACACCATCCCCCTGCCCCGTGCAGGGCACCCTGGGgggcctgtgctgctggggtgtcccccagccaggcagggcaagAGCGGCTAAACTCCCCAGGAGCCGCAGCACCAGGAGAGATCCTGACCAGAGAGAGCAGCAGGCTCCAAGCCCAGCATCTGCCTCTCGCACACGGCCACAGGAAACACCTGGCGGATGCACCGGCCAAGCCCCTGGCAGTCAGGAAGACCCTGAGAAGACCCCCATCTGCTGGCATCTGCAGGGAGAGTGTCCCCATCACCCTCctcagcatcccagccctgcctggggctgcccagcagtgAGCACATGCCCGCTGCTCGTGGTCACTGGggcccagcactgcctggcgAAGATCCCCTGTCCAGTGCGGAGCAGGGGTGGGCTGGAGGGCTGCCTACCTGCTGCCCCACGATATGGGCTCCGTCGGTCCCGGCACAGGCCTGCAGGCGCTGCGTGTCGGTCTAACACCACGGTTTGAAAGTGTTCAGGAAGCTGCTTATcaaaggagctgctgcctctgccgcttcctctccctccttctcccccaccctgcctgccgCCCACACACATACCGGCCACATCACTGCAGCTTGGCTCCACTGGGccgcctgcagccccagccctgctccccaccagcgAACTCCCATCCTGCACctgtgggcacagccctgcctcccccaaAATCCTGGGGTGCCTCCATGGGCATCTCTAGCAGGGCTGTTGGGGGTGCACGCAGTGCCCTCTGCAACCAGCCGTGGTCAGCACTGGTGCCAGCCCATGGGGTATGGAAGGGTGGGCAAGACCTGACCATGGGGCTGGGGCCACTGGCAGGAGGCTTGAGGTGGGATGCTTCATGTGGTGCAGTGGTGCTAGACTGGGGACACCAGATCCCACGTGCCCCACAGGGAGCCAGGGTGAGTcctcctgtccctgccagcctggctgtaTCCCCTTTCGCAGGCTGTGCACTGGccattccccatcccactgtggggtgAGCCAGGGATCGGCACCTCCCACCCTCAATGCCTGGCCCTGAGAAATGTGGTCCTTGTGCCACACCACTGTCCCCCTAACTCATGTCCCTGATCTGTGTGGGTGCCACCTGCCACCCCTCCGCACCCAGGATCATCCCTAGGCACCCTGGAGGAAGATGTGCAGGCTCCCTCTctccagcagggcagggaagggggggtATTTGGGGAAGAAGGTCCTTGGAGGGTCTGGCTCAGGTAGGACAGGTCTGCCCTGGGCGCACTGCACATCCTTCCTGCTGATGCCTGCTGccacccaccacagccctgctgctcttcctgtTTGTTATTGCCTGGGCTCTGTGCAGACACTGCACGCTTCCTTCCTCTTTTGCACccaccctgctgtgctgcagcggCTCTCGCTTCGCCCCCACCAGCCACCATGGACCCTGTATCCCAGTTGCCTTCttctcctggctg harbors:
- the PTPN7 gene encoding tyrosine-protein phosphatase non-receptor type 7 isoform X2 — encoded protein: MVQACLVCSRVHNSSLSAQAAGADMDKPDKPSPSARKHVHLQERRGSNVSLVLDMSSLGSVEPIQPICTPRDITLKFLRTSSHVLRREELQQHAQSLTQLQEEFLKIPPNFVSPEELEIPGRASKDRYKTILPNPESRVCLRRARNQEEDSYINANYITGYAGRLREYIATQGPMLNTVTDFWEMVWQEEVPLIVMITKLQERKEKCVHYWPEKEGTYGPFTVRVQGLSECVEYVVRDLSIQLEGECRQVKHILFPSWPDQQTPESAKPLLHLVSKVEEALQAAASPGPIVVHCSAGIGRTGCFIATRIGCQQLKDKGEVDILGIVCRLRIDRGGMIQTSEQYQFLHHTLALYASQLPEAGGH
- the PTPN7 gene encoding tyrosine-protein phosphatase non-receptor type 7 isoform X1 — translated: MVQACLVCSRVHNSSLSAQAAGADMDKPDKPSPSARKHVHLQERRGSNVSLVLDMSSLGSVEPIQPICTPRDITLKFLRTSSHVLRREELQQHAQSLTQLQEEFLKIPPNFVSPEELEIPGRASKDRYKTILPSMCHCIPLPHICPDPESRVCLRRARNQEEDSYINANYITGYAGRLREYIATQGPMLNTVTDFWEMVWQEEVPLIVMITKLQERKEKCVHYWPEKEGTYGPFTVRVQGLSECVEYVVRDLSIQLEGECRQVKHILFPSWPDQQTPESAKPLLHLVSKVEEALQAAASPGPIVVHCSAGIGRTGCFIATRIGCQQLKDKGEVDILGIVCRLRIDRGGMIQTSEQYQFLHHTLALYASQLPEAGGH